The DNA segment CCAAATGGGTATCCACTAGCTGAGGACAGAAATTTGCAGGGGCTTGAGTGAAATGTATCTATTTTTGGTTACTACCTTTTTTGAGCAAGGCAAGAAAGTAGGTTCCAGAAAATCTCTTACTAGGAACCTGGTACAGATGCACTTAATTAAATCACCAGTTTCCTTCCTGGAACTGGTATCATGCCCATCATATCTCACAGCCCACCTGGAAGCTCAGCTATGGTCAAGTTACAAACATCACCAAAATGGGTCACAGCATGTGAAACAGGGGCTATTGCTGTACCAAGCAGCTTGTGACTAGAAGCAACCACAGTTAGCACAGGGAACCTaaacccaaacccccccaaATATTAAGATGACTGGTCACTCCATGGTCACTGAATATTTCCTAAAACAGACTGGCGAAAGtaagtaaaaggaaaagcagccacCAAAGCAGAGGTGTTGCCAGCCCCACAAGAAGAACTGCAAAAGGATGAAAGGGCCTTATAACAGAAACCCTCTGAATACTTGGAACAAGCAACTGAGCCTGCAGTATCTACCCCCAGGTACTCAAGAGTCACAGGGCCTTTGACAAACAGATTGGTGAGGACCTGGAGTACATAATCACTGCCAAGTTTTGCGGAGCTGTATATGCATCCAGAATCGCTTTGCCTGTTAATGAACAGACAGTCTTTAGCTCAGCTGCTTACGTACCAGTCGCTTATTGCCCAGCCTCAGCACTGTCCTGGCACAAGCTCCCAGCAGAGACGCAACTGGGCAGCAACACACGTGTACTGCCCTTGTTTGTTCTGTTCTCAGGGACAGTTTTGTCTTAACTGTGGAAAAGTGCAATTTTGCCAGTGTGACACACCAGCAATCCTCTCCCAGTAAATCACTCTGTGGATACGTATAGTTTGGCAGGGTTACCCATATGCTGTGTGGTGTTTTACCGCTCAGAAAGCTCTGTTGAATCCAAGGGGTGACTGACAATATAAATAGTAGTTGGTGGGAGGAATATGTTACTCACAATAGTGTGTAGAGGATACTCTCAGGAAGGTATTACCCAGCATGAAAAACTAGCAAGGCCTTTGTGAATAACTAGAGAGGAAGACAATTCCCTCAGATCTCTGTACACAGCCAATACATCTCATAGCagcctcctttttcttccaggtAAAATAGGATTGATGTGGGTTTTGTGGTCCAGAAAAGATTTAACTGGAAGACTCAAAGACTTTAAGATTTCTTCAAACCCTTATTTTTCCTACCACCTATGAGCAAGACTTCAGCTTTTGAATATTAACTATCAATATTGTTGCTTCCTAACTCAGGCAGGGCTTTCAGCGGTCACCATGCGTGTCAGGGTCCTGGTGCAAGGGCTAGGAAGAGGCTTGGTTGCTACTGTCATTGCAAATAACATCGCTAATTTTGCTGAGCACAAAAGCTGGGTATGGTTTTGTGTGCGGCAGGTTTTCCTTGTATTGTCATCTTGGGTCGCAACCACAGTAGTGCAgcctccagaagacaaatggaTTCAGAAGCAATCACAGTAATACAGCTTTGTTTGACCATCAGATGCAAATTTCTTCCATATAATGAGAAGACATTTGAATTTCAAATCCAACTGAATTAACCACAAATAAATATAGactaagaagaagaaaaaaatgtccagTCATCTGGACAGAGAACTCAAGTTCTGGAGTCACTGGGGCATTCACGGTGGAGCTTTTTACATTTAGGAGATAGACCACATGATGTTAGGGCAGGGCCTTCCGTCAGTAACTCTGTCTTATATTCCTGCGTTCTTTAATACAATACCTGCACTTGGGGTCTACTATGACCAGGATTGTTTCTAAaaggaagaacattttaaaataattgaaaccAAGGAAGAATTTAGGTACCTAGAGCCTGCAACTCTTCATGACCCCCCCTGTTGAACTTCTTAAGAGCATAAAAGCTGCAGGTGTCCTCCAGTAATGTGTCCCTGTGACGTGGATACAAACCTGGTTAGACCATGGAGAGGCTACATTCAGGTCTTAAGCACTTCTTAATCAAATCTTATACCTTGTAAGCAAACACTGTTGTCACCTTTATATAAGTAATAATCAGCAGCAACAATGCCCTTCTGCACAGAGTCCTGGATGCCCAATTTCTTTATGGACTTTCTAAAATTTCATCCTTTGCTCTGACAATGCCTCCACTTAGACTGCGTATAATAATATATCATAATATATTATAAGTTGAAAAGTAGAGACTAGTCCCCTTATCTCAACTTTTAAggctaaattatttttcttctacaatTTAAGTCAgaacaaaatgttctgtttcatttgcgAGTATTTTAAGAATTTAGGAACATGAGGGAAAGATAGGTAGTTccatgtttatattttatttggaattaGGCCAATGATCAAAATAGTTACGAGTTTAGATCATGCCTACACCACAGAAATTGCTGAGTAAACTATCTGTCTTAAAAAACATGCCTTGCCCAACTAAAAATACTCAAGACCCAAAACTGGCCTGTCAAATCTGTCCAAGCAAGAcaaactgaaaattcaaaaaggttatttttgctTCCCATAGCTCTGTACAACTTTTGCAGGAATGTCAGCTCTCtccattttgtcttttataCGAGAAACCACTCAGTTCTTATCAGTCAGTGAATTTTGGCATACTGATACGTTACTGAATAGCTGGCATGCTCTTGAAACAGGGAGCGGAGCCCCGGTCTCTCCTCCAACAGGAATGGCTGAATTGCAGGGCAAGGGAGCTGACAACAACCCTACACGTGTTCTGCACCTTCTCTGTCCCTCCCTCATGTTCCCACTGGCCCTGGTAAGCAGTGACCTATTCTTTTACAAAAGTGGGTATTTTAAGCAGGATTGGATACTGCTTCCACCACTGAGTAACTTGGAGCCTGCCTGTAAAATAATTCTCATGGGTGATTGGATGTGCGGGGCCAAATCCTGCTGGGGTGCTGAAGGGCTGGATGTAAAGAGTTTactgttctcttttttctcaTGGAAGGTATAACATATTTACTGGAATATAACCCTCCATCATTATGCCATTTATGGGAAACACAATACTTGGTATTTATAAAGCAGTTAATTTTTAACAGACAAAACCAGATTATCACTCTTCGGAAGAGCAAATATTTGTTGCAAAACTTCTATGTGGGACAGACATCTTCATCTCATTTTTCAACATAGTTGATTGAGAATAGTAACAGAGGAGCTGCCTAATAGGTAAGACAAGATTTATATGAAACATTTAGATTATAAAGGGAAGGATtatcatatttttatatatatatataattctaTATATTTATCAGTTATTCTCTAAATGTGACGTTTGAAATGGTTCTTAATGAGCATtctatttttctcctgctctaatgccttcagaagaaaaatacatctgaGCAAGAAACTTCTTTGATATCTGAAACTACtagaaacaaatgtttcttaaaatggAATGACTGTCAACTTTGCTTTAACACTTGTCTGTTTATTAATGAACTGTCTACTCTATGCATGCAGTGAGTTCTCTAAAATCAGCAATAAGCTTCACTCAGGTCTAAAAATACAAGTCTATAATGTGCAAAAATATAACTGTATTGTTTCCAGGGCTGTTTTTCCTAGTCTTAGAGGACATGCTTTATTTCTAACTGTTACTAAAGGTGAGCCATAAAGCTGCTGCAAGGTGAACTTTCGTTATTTGCAATCCCAAATTTGCAGTGAATGCTCAGTGCAATTGTGAGTTGCCTATTCCTGTGATGTTCATACCACCCAAATCAGTAGCAATTGTGTATGCCTGAGGGAGGACTCTTCCTGAGTGCTAAGTGGTCTGGGATGTGCCTGTAAACAAGGGCTTCTGAGTTTGCCCCATCCTTTCAATCTGAAAGCTCTTTGTGTTTGGAAGGCAGAGCCCTCTGGAAGGCAGCTCACCGCTTGATGGAATCTATAAGCACAAGAATTCTAGGCAGCATGTGGTAGAAATGACATGCTTGCCTTTCacaatttcatttcacttttcatCCTTCTGCTATTGGTTGTTTATTACTCCACTGAGATCACTCTTGTGATCACATACCATAGGATATGATTCATTCAGTCCCTTTACATGTCCCAGGGGATCTGGCAGCCCACCCGAGCGAAGTACTGTCCCAAACTTCTCAGGGACACACAACAGTGGCATCTGCCAAACGCAAGGCTGTCAGATGTTACACAGAAATTGCACTGTCCCCAGAAAAGATGGGGAAGATCTGGTGCTCTGCAACACTTAGTGAGCAGTTAGGCCAGATGCTCTCTCAGAGGGactgctgctgtcacagaaaGCCCTTCCTGTTGACTTCATATGACCAAAAGCAAAGTTTTCCAATCCCTGCCTCTTTGCTagagccagctctgcagtgtcCAAGGATACCTCTTTGAAGCAGGGATGACTACCAGGGGAAAAGACCTTATTTGATGCCCGGGCAGGCATAGCACTGTGGCAGAAACAGTACCTTGGTGCCTGTGTTACTTTGCACAGAAGTGGCTCACTACATAATGAGCAGAAATTCCTAGCAGTTCTGTAATAGCTCTGGACAGCGCTGCTTGCAGTCTGTCAGGGGAGAGTAAGTatcccagccctggcagaagTCACATGCGCCACTTggccagcaaggcagcagctgaagtcAAGTCATCCCCTTCCCTGGTCCAGTCCTGCAGAATCCAGACACTGGTAATctcaatgaaaataaagtaagaGCTAACGGGAAagaagaataaaggaaaattattcaGAACTACAGCATGCTGCATATTTTAGTCTGTTCCCTGGCTGCCATGCACGCAAGAAGAGGCATAACATTCAGGGATTCGCTGCCTCCTGATTAAGTCATTATAGCCCATCTGTGTTGCACCAAGTACAGAACGTGACCTATTAtctcaaaagaaaatagcaCACCACCTGACTGCCAAAAGCACCCTGTGAGTTGGCACCCAAATGTCTCAGCACTCACATCAACACACCTTTTCAGCACTAACTCCCACATCCTGAATCAGGCAACTGTGAAATTCAGCTGAACTGTGAATAAATGGCAATCAAATAAAACCAGCTTTCCCATATGCCACATCACAAATTATACAATGACCGTAATTTGCTGTTACAGATCCTTAACTTAAAAGGAGTAGTTAACAGCTGCCATGTGTTTTCTAGATTGTTGAATCACTTACTACTTTAATGATGGCCCATATATTCCATCTTTTCATCTCCTTTATCCATTCCCATGCCACTGGTATACAAAAGGATTCTGTGCAGGCTTGGTGGTCTTGAACATCCTGTTCAATTTACAACAGGAAAATTCGTCTCTGAAGATTATGGCCATTCAAAATTTTTCCATACAGTGCAAATGAACCCTGCTGTATGGGAGAGCAGTTCATATATTGCTTGGATGGAAAGATGAAAGATGGGCATATTTGCATTTATGCTTGAGAAGTGCATTTGCATGTGCAAATTTACACAAGCAATGTCTGATGCTAAAGTTTGCCTGAGGTCTTCTGTAAGATGTGCCTAGCTCTCTCCAAACATTTTGTTGGACATAATGCAGACACCCTGCATTAACTTTGCTCAGACAACTTgtgtaaaatactgtatttttaagaacagaacaACTGTTTCATCCTTGTGCTATTTCACACTGAAATATGGCATTTTCGGGGAGATGGCACTGacaaacctgcttcagcatTTGCTGGACAGAGAAGTACAAAAGAACAGGGAATCCTATTGTATGTGATCACAAGAATGATCTCAATGGAGTAATAAACAACCAATAGCAGAAGGatgaaaagtgaaatgaaattatgaaaggCAAGCATGTAATTTCTACCACATGCTGCCTAGAATTCTTGTGCTTATAGATTACATCAATTTCACAGGagcaaaagctgcagcagaggtCCAAACAAGCTGATTTTTCATCTATGAGCTGTGTATTGTACTTgaaatgcaggttttgttttgtaaaggAATTACAAGTTAGCAAGGGAAAATTGGTGGAATACTTCTGATGTGGAACCACCAACATCAGAagatcataatttttttctggattcaTTGAATGGTGTTGGAAACTTCTCTCTTTCACTGATCTAAATTAGACCTTTCAAACAGGAACGAGATCTTACATTTAGAGTATATACACTGAAGAACCAGAAAGACCATCTTGCTGCATTATGACTTTTTGCATTGTGAATAGAAGAACAAACTAAAAAATCACTGtgttgcctttttaaaaaaaaatatttctccattttctttactagaaaaaaaagaaaaaaagctcattACTGGATGTCAACATGAAAACAGGAGTTTACCTATTTCTTTTAAGTGAAATGTGTGTTGAATTCATCAAGGCTGGCATAAACCTTAACATTCCAAAGGAGGAAAACGAGAATAATTTattagaaggaaataaaaatgtcagtatttctgAAGAGTTACATTATCTTGAAAATATCTCTAAGCCTTTTGAAGACCGAGGTCTTGAAGAGTTCACTCTTTACAACTTCACCGAAAAGACTGCAAATTTTGGATTTAACCTCTACAGAAAAATTGCAATGACACATGACAACAATGTAATCATCTCTCCCCTTTCTGTATCAGCTCTCATGACTGCATATACGCTTGCAGCCAAAGGGGAAACACAGAGACAAATAGTAAAAAGTCTAAACCTCCATGCTTTGAAGGATGGAGTGGATCGCCACCGTTTACCAGCTTTGTTTAAACAACTGAAAGATAACATCACAATGAATGAAGAACTACTCCTTGTGCAAGGTACCCTTTCTTTTATCCAAAAAGACTTCAGACTCAAGGAATCTTTCCTCAATTTATCAAAGCAGTACTTTGATATGGAATTCCTGAGAGTGGACTTTCAAAACTTTACACAGGCAAAATCTGTCATAAACCAAAACATTAACAAAAGGACCAAAGGAAAAATCCCAGAGCTTTTTGAAGACCTTGACCGCCAAAATAAACTGCTACTTGTGGACTACATTGTCTTTAAAggtaaattgtttttattttgccaaattattatttattagaaGAATCAAGGATACAGCTTTGGCTACATCAgggaaaatttaaattaattcagatgTCCTGTTTTCTCTATGTCTTTATCTAGATTTACTTTTGACTATTAGGTTTATTTAATAGGAAATGATTTTTCATGATAGGGAACCACAAATTCTTCTATGCTTTCGTCTATACAACAGAGTCTCAGAGAGAACAAAAAGCTCTGCATCAAACTACCTCAAATCCATCTCTGAATGATCCTTCTTCATGACTAAAAAGgatgtttaattttcattcaccaattaaaatgaaaaagccttAATCGTGATAGTCTTTTGAATGCTGGATACTGGGCCTAAAATAATTGACTGATTTTACACAGTAagcaaaattatgaaaaaaaaaaaataatttctctatCTCAGTCaagaaattttttcttcagaggaacTAGAATGCTCCGTTATATTACCTTACACAGTGAAGGGGAAAAATCGCAGTGATGAGCAGAGACTGTTCTGTGGAGAGGTCCTCTGTTGCCAAGTATCTTATGctccttttcctgttgttgGGGTCTTTCTGTCTGCTGGCTTAGAAGATAGATAAGGGACTCCAAAAGGAGGTCCTGGCAGTTGACAGGGAGCCACAGCCCACCCTTTACTCTGAGACAGCCATACAGAAGCCAGAGACACCCAGTTAGgtaaaaagcaaagacaaagagCTGGGATGACAAAGGGGATGAGAGGAATGCTGTGCAGAAAAAACATCATCATAGCCACTACAGTCCAAAGCACTCAGCAGGTGCCATCCACGGGACACCCCCCTAAAATAAATGCCCACGTGAGGACAAAGAACATTATCCCCCAGCCCTACAGCCTCCCTAAGtttattcttttgtatttaCAAAAGTGCAGTTTGTCCAATGATGAAGTTACTTTCCCTaggagaaaatgagagaaaagggATACATGGCTGTGGCTACTTTTGAAAGTAACAGCAGAGTTCAGAATCATTAGTATAGAAGAGGTCACATTCCAGTGCACCTCGTAAGTCAGTGCACTGCTCAATCTCCATCTAAAAGATtgtataattaatttaaaaacaggGTGTTGAACAGCTGGTACAGAATTTCAGAGAATGTGACATGTTAATAAAAGGCAGATGCTCATATGACATTCAATAAACAAAAAGATTATCAGTTCTAATCTTGACTGGCAACTAATCAACCTCACAAAAAgatttcccttctttccctgcaaatgaagaaattcattttgcagattacctccttttcctgctgtaaaAAACGTAAAGCACACATACGACATATACTGCAATTTTCATCCCCATATCCCAGACACAATTAACATCCACTTCAACTAGATACATAAAAAATCCTATACTTTTTTAAGGgtttctgaacatttttcttaagtCTGAATGcacataattaatttctttctttcctcaggCAAGTGGGTCTACCCATTTAATTCCAAATTCACAGAAATGGAGAATTTCCatataaacaaatacagaagtGTAAAGGTACCCATGATGTTCAAGTCAGGTAAAGTTAATTCAAGTTTTGATGAGAACTTAAGATGCACTGTGATAAAGCTACCCTACAAAGGGAAAGCCCACATGCTGATTGTCATCCCAGAAAAAGAGGGAGATTACATTTCACTTGAAGACCATTTGACTACAGAGCTTGTGGAATCCTGGCTTGCAAACATGAAAACCAGGTATGTTTTGATACCTGTTGGTCTTAATGTCTTTCATGTCTACTGCAGCAAAGCAACAATGCACAACAAAGATTAGCGGGTCTTCCTAACCCTTTTCACATGCTAGCATCTCTGTGGAATTAGGTTTCTACAGAGTAGAGGTCTTTTAAGGTCTTACCCACAGCCCAAGTGGCATATGAAAGCTTCTACTCTGAGGTGACAAGTCAGTGGCTCATCTCAGAAATGTCCGTCTCTCTAAAGGCATAGTCAGTTTAGCTTTTCCAAATTCTTCCTGAGGCTTTCTCTCTCCTTAAATTTAGCACTGCTAGGCAAAGTGCAAAATAAATCTAGATACGCAGTATATTTATTAAACTTTTCCTACCAGTAGAAACCTAGAGTAATGAATAAATTTGCATATGAAAATGGAAACCCAGATTATCCCTGTGAAATGTAATTCCTGAAGTGGCAATTCTTTTCACTGGTCAGTAAATTATTGTGTCACCCTGGTGTCAGGGCACTGTAAGTGCTGGTGGAAGTATTTTACACAGAGAAGGAAACGATTTCTAGAAGTCTCTGGCAGTCAACAGGTCAGAGATCATATTCTATCAACCCAAATTGCAGCAAAGACTATTTAATTTTTGGctcctttgcttcctttttctgtgtaaagCTTAACTCCTGAGTAGTGTGCCTTTCAGCAGTCAAGTGACCTACCATATAGTCTAATTTtgcattgaaatattttttttccaaacagaaaagtggatatttcctttccaaagtTTAAACTAgagcaaaaatacaaaatgaagaaattgcTACATGCTCTTGgaattaaaaatctctttacaCGTACAGCAGATCTCGGTCATCTCACAGATCAAGGATATGTAGCAGTCTCACAGGTAAGCCTTCTAAAATTACTTGCTATTCGGATTATAGTAGTATATAAATAGCCCAGTCAAGAGACTGTCATCTACATTTATAGGGACAGTAATGGGAAAGGACCCCATGTCCCAAGTATATGCAATCTGCACACCTTAATCAGTACGGACCTCACTTCAAGTATGAGGTGTGTAGAACTGAACTACACTGAACTGAACTACAGTTTTTCAAAAGTCtgctggcttaaaaaaaatagcctttCTGGGAAAACGTGTaatcctaaaaataaatatttaatggatAAAGTTGCAGTGATTTTCAGTTTGGGAAATACAATGGCAATCTGCAGcacttttctcccttcctcttgATCATATAACTATTTCGTGCTAATTCTCAGCAGTTAACTATTGTGTtacgggaaaaaaaaaaaatcacacctaAATAGCAGCAGCTGGTAACTGATATTAGAAGCAGTATGTGCATCAGCTACAAAGTGCCAGAGGAGTGTCCTGTCCCTATGAATCATGATAGTCAGCTTCATTATTTAAGAATGTCTAACAGAGTGCTCAACACTGCTGAACTCCTTCAACTGTCTTCACCTAAGTCATTCCTAGAATTAGGAGTCTGGGAGTTTGGAATGCACTAGCTGTCTGGGCAGTTCGCCAATACAGACCCAAATACAGGGGAGTTACTCAGAGGTACACACAGgctgaaagaacaaaaagggagaagaatCAGATCCTGCCAGGCTGCAATTTCAGTGTGAAGGGAAGGTCCTCAGACCAATCCAGGACTGCACCTCGTTGCTGTACATATTTACTCTGTGCTACCAATATGCAAATTACAAATAAGCAGGAAACAAGTCAAGATGCAGATGCAATGGCTGCTTCACGCTACCAGCTGCAAGGACAAAATCTCTAAGTGAGGCCTATGCTCAGAAATGTGGAAAAGCACAATGACACCTGTACTAGCATCCACACTGTCGGTAT comes from the Falco cherrug isolate bFalChe1 chromosome 7, bFalChe1.pri, whole genome shotgun sequence genome and includes:
- the SERPINA10 gene encoding protein Z-dependent protease inhibitor; the protein is MKTGVYLFLLSEMCVEFIKAGINLNIPKEENENNLLEGNKNVSISEELHYLENISKPFEDRGLEEFTLYNFTEKTANFGFNLYRKIAMTHDNNVIISPLSVSALMTAYTLAAKGETQRQIVKSLNLHALKDGVDRHRLPALFKQLKDNITMNEELLLVQGTLSFIQKDFRLKESFLNLSKQYFDMEFLRVDFQNFTQAKSVINQNINKRTKGKIPELFEDLDRQNKLLLVDYIVFKGKWVYPFNSKFTEMENFHINKYRSVKVPMMFKSGKVNSSFDENLRCTVIKLPYKGKAHMLIVIPEKEGDYISLEDHLTTELVESWLANMKTRKVDISFPKFKLEQKYKMKKLLHALGIKNLFTRTADLGHLTDQGYVAVSQVVQKAAIEVDEEGTEATAASGSEITAFTVPPVIKVDRPFLFMIFEETFKTLLFIGRVVDPTKM